In the Paenibacillus sp. FSL R7-0337 genome, CTGTATTAGAAGGGCCGGAGGGGAATTTTGGAACTGGAGGAGCGGTAGCGACCGCCTTTAGGATTTAATTTCTACTGCAGCCAGCAGTGTAATCAGGAAATTCAATCCTAACAGCGGCCGGAAGTCCAAAACTTCTCTGGAGGTTCTGCTAGTGCAGGATGCTTCGAAGTAACCTAGGGAGCACACAGACCTTTGCTTCGACTTCTGCGTGCCCCGGCGCAGGCCGGCATGGAGATCAATACATCTGAAACAAAAAGGAAGTGTGCGATTATGAAAGTATCAACCGCCTGGCTGGCCGATTATATATCGCTGGAAGGGGTGACCGCTGATGACTTGGCGGACAAAATCACTACCGCTGGCATCGAAATTGACGGAGTAGAACGCCGCAACAAAGGGATTTCCGGGATTGTGACCGGTTACGTGAAATCCAAAGAAAAGCACCCCGACGCCGATAAGCTGAATATCTGCATCGTCGATGCCGGGCAGGGCGAGGATCTGCAGATCGTCTGCGGAGCGAAGAATGTCGCAGCGGGCCAGAAGGTTCCGGTCGCGCTGGTGGGCGCCAAGCTGCCGGGCCTGGAAATCAAAAAAGCTAAGCTGCGCGGCGTGCTGTCGCAGGGGATGATCTGCTCGGCCAAAGAGCTGGGCCTGAACGACAAGCTGCTGCCTAAAGAGCTGCAGGAGGGCATTCTGGTGTTGCCGGAGCAGACCGAGGTGGGCCAGGATATTCTCAACGTGCTCGGACTGAATGACGAAATCCTTGATTTCGATCTGACACCGAACCGTTCCGACTGTCTGAGCATGATCGGTGCCGCTTATGAGGTAAGCGCGGTGCTGGGCCGTGAGCTGAAGCTGGCTGATCCGGCGGCAGAGCTCGTGGAAACGGGCGGCAAGGCTGCGGACTCCATTACGGTTACGATTGAGGACGAGGCATTCTGCAGCCATTATGCCGTGCGTTATATTGCCGGAGTGAAGACCGCGCCGTCCCCGCTGTGGATTCAGAACCGCCTGATGGCGGCCGGGGTACGTCCGATTAACAATATCGTGGATATTACCAACTATGTGATGCTGGAATACGGACAGCCGCTGCATGCATTTGACGGCGGGCAGGTCCAGGGCGGAACCATCGGTGTACGGTTTGCCCGTGAAGGGGAACGACTGGTAACCCTTGACGGCCAAGAGCGCAAGCTTGAGCCGCAGATGCTGGTCATTGCCGACGGTTCAGGCGCAATTGGCCTGGCAGGAGTGATGGGCGGACTGTCAACAGAGGTTACCGCAGACACCGTTAATATCGTACTGGAATCAGCCAAATTCGATGGCGGAACGGTACGCAAGACCTCGCGTCAGCTCGGTCTGCGCTCAGAAGCGTCCCAACGGTTCGAGAAGGAAGTCGACCCGAATGCGGTCATCCCTGCGCTTAACCGCGCGGCTGCACTGATTGCCCGGTATGCCGGAGGAACGGTGCATGAAGGGATCGTCCAGGCCGGAAGTATCGCTGGTCAGGAGAAAGTGCTGCAATTATCGCTGGAGAAGCTGAACCGCTATCTCGGGACAGATCTGTCATTGCTGGAAGTGAAAACCCTGTTCGGACGTCTGCATTTCAAGTGCGGTGATGCGGCTCAGGGAATCGTTGAGGTCGAGGTGCCGACACGGCGCGGAGACATTACGCAGGATGTGGATCTGATTGAAGAGATCGCCCGCTTATACGGCTATGACAACATTCCGACCACCCTGATCGAAGGCACAACAACACCTGGTGCGCTTACCAGACAGCAGTCCCTGCGCCGCGAGCTGCGCCGCCTGCTCTCACTGGGCGGATATCAGGAGGTTATGGGCTATTCCTTCATCCAGCCGGAGCAGAGCAACCTCTTCCCTATGCTGGCGGAAGGCAAGCAGTCAGTGAAGCTGGCGATGCCGATGAGCGAGGAACGGAGCGTGCTGCGTACTAGCCTGCTGCCGCAGCTGCTGGACATTGCGCTCTACAACACGAACCGCCGCCAAGGCGATCTGGCGTTGTTCGAAATCGGCAATGTGTTCTTCACGGAGGAAGAAGTACTTACCCGCCAGCCGAGCGAGCTGCCGGTGCTGGGGCTGCTGCTGAGCGGTACGCGTGCTGCCAAGCAGTGGAACGTGACTGCCGAGCCGGTGGACTTCTTCGACCTTAAGGGTGCGCTGGAGACGGTATTTGCGCATCTGGGTCTTACGGATCGCGTAGTCTATGAAGGGGACGCGCCTGAAGGCTATCATCCGGGACGCTCCGCTTCCATCTATCTGCTTCAGGCAGAGGGCCGCGTGAAGATCGGTTCGATGGGACAGCTTCATCCCGAGCTGCAGCGCCGGATGGATCTGGAGGATACCTATGTATCTGAAGTCCTGCTGCAGCCGCTCTATGATGCGGCGCGCGCTCAGCTGCAGTACAGCGAGCTTCACCGCTTCCCGGGCATGGAACGGGACATTGCGGTGGTAGTGGATGATGCAGTTCCGGCAGGCGATCTGATCACAGCGATCCGTGAGCATGGCGGCACTCTGCTGCAGAATGTGCAGGTATTCGATATCTACACAGGAGGCAAGATGGAGGCAGGCAAGAAGAGTGTTGCCCTGTCACTGTTGTACCGCCATACCGAGCATACGCTGACGGATGAAGAAGTTGTGGAAGTGCATGACAAAGTGGTCTCTGCGCTTGAACAAACTTTTGGTGCAGAATTAAGAAAATAGCAGGAATTGTGCAAAGCCGCAGCGAATCCATTTAGAAACAGAGATTCGCTGCGGCTTTTCTGTACCCATGTGAAGTGCGGAGGAACATGCAAATAAATGCAATGGACGCGTGCTTTTGCCAAAGGTCAGGAAATCACGCTACAATAGGAGCAAGAGCAAAGAAACCAACTTAGAATCCGCACACATACAAAGGAGGGCACAACTGTGGCTATGGACCGGACCCGTGTCGCCGTGGAGATATACGGAACTTCCTACAAGCTTGTCGGAAGCAGTACAGAATATATGAAACAGGTCGCCCGTCATGTCGATGAGCATATGCGTGCAATATCGAAATCACATTCCAGACTGGATACGCCGCGGATTGCGGTGCTTACAGCTGTACATATGGCAGAGCAGGCAATCCAGGTTCAGGATTTCAAGAATGAGCTGAATATGCTGACCGGTGAACGCACTGAGCTTCGCGTGGAGGTGTCACGCCTTCAGGAAGCGCAGCGTGAACAGCAGGAAGAATATGAGAAGCTGGAAGCGGCTACGAAGGAAGAGGCGGCGCGGCTGATTGCTGCCGCTGAAGAAGAACGCTCCAGGCATCTGGAGCAGCAGGAGCAGGAGAGGCAGCTGCATGCCCAGCTGCTGGAGGAAGAGAAGCAGGCGGCGGCCGCAGCCCGTGAGCACCTGGTGCAGGAGCTGAAGGTGCGCGAGGATGAGCTTAAGGCGCTGCGTGAGGGTCATGAAGCAGAGCAGGCTGTAAGCCGTGAGGCAGCGCGTCAGGAGCTGGAAGCCGCAGAAG is a window encoding:
- the pheT gene encoding phenylalanine--tRNA ligase subunit beta — protein: MKVSTAWLADYISLEGVTADDLADKITTAGIEIDGVERRNKGISGIVTGYVKSKEKHPDADKLNICIVDAGQGEDLQIVCGAKNVAAGQKVPVALVGAKLPGLEIKKAKLRGVLSQGMICSAKELGLNDKLLPKELQEGILVLPEQTEVGQDILNVLGLNDEILDFDLTPNRSDCLSMIGAAYEVSAVLGRELKLADPAAELVETGGKAADSITVTIEDEAFCSHYAVRYIAGVKTAPSPLWIQNRLMAAGVRPINNIVDITNYVMLEYGQPLHAFDGGQVQGGTIGVRFAREGERLVTLDGQERKLEPQMLVIADGSGAIGLAGVMGGLSTEVTADTVNIVLESAKFDGGTVRKTSRQLGLRSEASQRFEKEVDPNAVIPALNRAAALIARYAGGTVHEGIVQAGSIAGQEKVLQLSLEKLNRYLGTDLSLLEVKTLFGRLHFKCGDAAQGIVEVEVPTRRGDITQDVDLIEEIARLYGYDNIPTTLIEGTTTPGALTRQQSLRRELRRLLSLGGYQEVMGYSFIQPEQSNLFPMLAEGKQSVKLAMPMSEERSVLRTSLLPQLLDIALYNTNRRQGDLALFEIGNVFFTEEEVLTRQPSELPVLGLLLSGTRAAKQWNVTAEPVDFFDLKGALETVFAHLGLTDRVVYEGDAPEGYHPGRSASIYLLQAEGRVKIGSMGQLHPELQRRMDLEDTYVSEVLLQPLYDAARAQLQYSELHRFPGMERDIAVVVDDAVPAGDLITAIREHGGTLLQNVQVFDIYTGGKMEAGKKSVALSLLYRHTEHTLTDEEVVEVHDKVVSALEQTFGAELRK